Part of the Candidatus Margulisiibacteriota bacterium genome is shown below.
CCGTCAGCGAGCCGTAAGCGCCGCTACGCGGCGCGGCGCAAATACGCTCGGCGACTTCTTTTTGTACCATGAGGATCACCGCGGAGAGCCGCGCGCGATATTCCAGCAGTTTTTCCAGGATCGGCGTCGTAATATAGTAGGGAATATTGGCGATAATTTTAAATCGTCCGCGCGCGCCATTAAAAATATTTTCCGCTTCCCGCAAAAAATCGCCGCAGATCACGCGGACATTGGGGTAGGCCGCCGCGCGCGGCGCGTAGGCGGCGTAAAGATCGCGGTCGATCTCGATAGAGATCACCTGCCCTGCGTACGCCGCCAACTCTTCCGTCAGGACGCCCGTACCCATACCGATCTCTAAAACAGTGTCCTCCCGGGAAATTTCCGCAGCGGAAATTATCTCCCCCAAAATATTTTCAGCGGTCAAAAAATTTTGACCGAAACGCTTTTTGGCGCGGGGCAGTTCAGCGGCCACGATTTTTTACCAGCAGTCTGGCCAGCCTGACCGCCGCGGCCAGCGAGCCGGTATCAGCCGCGCCCCGGCCAGCGATATCGTAAGCTGTGCCGTGCGCGACCGAAGTACGAATGATCGGCAGACCGATGGTGACATTGACCGCGCGGTCTAAAGCCAGCATTTTGAGCGGGATCAAGCCCTGATCGTGATATTGCGCAATTATCAGATCATAAGCGCGCCGCTGCACAAAAAGCGTGTCGGCGGGCAGCGGCCCCTGAATATTTATCTGGCGCGCCTGAAATTCCCTGACCACCGGCGCGATAATTTTCTGCTCCTCGCGGCCAAAAATTCCGTTCTCGCCGGCATGGGGATTCAGACCGCAGACCGCAACGCGCGACCGCGGCACGCCCAGATTGCGCATTGCTTCAAGGCCAAGCTCTATAGTATCCCGCAGTTTTTGTTTGGTCAGCAGTTTCGGCACCTGCCTGATACTTTTATGTATCGTCGTCAGCATTACGCACAGAGCCGGCGAATAAAAAAACATGCCGTGTTTTTTAGTTTTGGCCAGCTTAGCCAAAATTTCCGTCTGGCCGTCGTAGCGATAGCCCGCCAAATGCAGAGCTTCTTTATTTAATGGCGCGGTCACGATGGCGTCGAGACGTCCGGCCAGAGCGTCGCGCGCCGCAGCCGCCAAATATTTATACGCCGCGCGGCCATTTTCCGCGGTGACCCGCCCGCGGCCGTATTCGCTCAATTTGCCAAAAGGGTCGGTAATTGGATTTTTTAGGCCGCGCAAAGCCGCCGGATTGCCATAAACCACGCAGTCCCGATAACGGCCGGACTTGAGCAGCTTGACAATAATCTCCGCGCCGATGCCGTTGGGATCGCCCATAGTGATGCCGATGCGCATAGTGGCGGGATTATAACATTTTGGGAAGTATAAAAACGTCAAATCGAGGGTATACATTTAATATGCAACACCAAAATTATTTCACGCTGGTCTGGCTCGGTGAAAACCGCCGCAATTTTAACCTGTCTTACACTTTGACAGTGTTGAGTCTGGGTTTGCTGGCTGTTTTGTTCGGGTTGTCGCTCCTGATCTGGCGCGGACTGGATATTTCCGCGCTGGACGCTTACCAAAAAACTCACGCGGACAATCAACTGCTACAGGCCAAAACTTATCTGCTTTACCAAAAAAACCGCGCGCTGGCCAGGCACAATGCGGAGCTGACGCAGGAAATTAAACTGCTGGAGGCGCTGATCAGCGCGGAAAATGAAAATATTTTTCATCTAAACTCCAATTATAAAAACGTCGCGCTGGAAGAGACCACTTTTGGCTGGCGGGTAATTCAATACAAATTGAAGATCGGCGAGCGCACGCTGTGCGAGTACTCGGCCGACCGGCTGCGCCCCAGGGAACATCTGGCCCTGAAAGAAAAACTGGAATTGGTGCAGAAAAATATTGAAAAGCTGGTGCAGAGCAAACAATTTACGCCCAGCATCAAGATCACCGAGCTGGCCGACAAAGAATATATTGGGCTGGCCGGAGATCTGGTCGTGCTGTCCGTATCCAAAAAAGAAGCTCTGAACGCGCAGATCGACGGCCGCGAGATCGCCGAGCGTTACAAAAAAACTCTGCTCCAAGAGCTGAAAATCGCCAAAGAAAATAAGCTCCTGCAGGAAACGCCGCTGCTGGGCAGCGTCAAAACCGTCCGGACAAACAGCAGTCTGGAAAATATCTTTCAGCAGCTGGATTTCTGCCAGAAATTCAACCAAAATATTTTAGCCCAAAACAACACGCTAATCGCCGGCATTTACAGCAAGGCTATGGATTTCAAAAACAATTATGCGCGCACGCCGTCGATCTATCCGCTGCGCAATATTGAGATCTCTTCGCCTTACGGCTACCGCGTTCACCCCGTCACCAACGCAACGTCGATCCATTACGGCCTGGACATGGTCGCGGTGCCCGGCACCAAAGTTTTGGCCACCGCAGACGGCCGCGTAACTTACACCGGCTGGATCGGCGGCTACGGCATCGCGGTGCAGATCCATCACGGCCTGGGTATCAGTACGCTGTACGGCCACTGCGACTCCGTGCTGGTCCAAAAAGGCCAATACGTGCGCAAAGGCCAGCCGGTCGCTTTGAGCGGCAATTCGGGCTTGAGCAACGGGCCGCATCTGCATTATGAGATCCGCCGCTGGAATGTGGCGATCGACCCGACGCCGTATCTCAAGCGGGATATTTTTACCGCAAGCAAGGAGTGGTAAGAGGAAAATTTTGGCTTATTTATCGAACTTCACTAATTTCTCAAACGAGTCCGCCTTAAGCGCCGCGCCGCCGATGAGCGCGCCGTCGATATCCGGCTGCGCCATAAGTTCTTTGACATTTTCCGGCTTGACCGAGCCACCGTACTGAATACGAATATCCTGCGCGCTCCCGCCGAAAATTTCACTCAAGTATTTGCGAAGCAAAACATGGGCTGCGTTAGCCTGGGCTGGAGTGGCCGTTTGGCCGGTGCCGATCGCCCAGACCGGTTCATAAGCGATAACGATCTTGCTGTGATTTTCGGCGTTCAGGCCCTGTAAGCCACCGCGGATCTGCGTGGACAACACCTGCTCCACCTGACCGGCCTCGCGTTCCTGCAAAGTCTCACCCACGCAAACGATCGGGATCAGCCCGGCGGCAAAAGCCGCCAGAATTTTCTTATTGATCGTCTGGTCGGTCTCGCCGAAATACTGCCGCCGCTCGGAATGTCCGATGATGACATAATCGCAGCCCAGCACTTTGAGCATCTCGCCGGAAATCTCGCCGGTGAACGCGCCGGATCCTGCCCAGAAAAGGTCTTGCGCGCCGACTTTGATATTGGTGCCCTTGGTGCGGGCGGTCGCAACATTGAGCGAAGTGAACGGCGGGCAGATCACGATATCCACCCCGGCGACACCGCTCAATAAAGGCGTGATCTCGTCAATAAAAGTCAGCGTCTCCAGATGATTTTTGTTGAGTTTCCAATTGCCGGCCATGATCGGTTTGCGCATAAGATTCTCCCGCTGTTTGTTTTTCACTGAAATTACCGCGTATTTTCTAACATTTTTCAGTCTAAATGGCAACGCGGTTTTGCCGCAGAAAACTCGCCGCGGCGTTGTTATTTAGCCAGCGGCATAATGCCTAACGGAACATCGGTTTTATTCAGCTTTAATTCTTTGCGTATGCCGTCGGCGTTGAGCGTCATCAGATAGCGTGTCTTGACGCCCAGCGCGTCCGCCGCCAGATAGACATTTTGGCTCATCGCGCCGACCAAAATATTGTCCATCTCCGGCCGTTTATTCGCGGCAGTGTCCGCCACGAAAACCAGAATAACGTCGGACTTTCGCACAAAATCATCCGGCGTAATCCCGGCTTTGACATTCTTTTCAGTCAGCTCGACCAGCGCGTGTTTCTGCCAGTCATAGAGGAACGCGCCGTCATTTTTCACGGCGTAGACTTTGACATGCGGCGGGCGCCCCATGCCCACCGGCACAGTCCAGCCGCTGCCGTTTCTATTCCGGCCGGTAGCCGCCCACAATATAGTCGCCAGTTCGCCGTCCGGCACCGCGCCAGCCGGAAAGCTATTCCGTAAACCGGAAGCTCTTTTTTCCAAAAGTGTAAAAATACCCGCGCCGCCAGAAGCCGGCGGTTTAGGAAGCTGCGTTTCAGCGCCAGCCGCGGCCAAAAACACCAGCAAAAATAACCAACAAAATCTACGCATAATATCCTCCTTAAATTTCTTTGCGAACTTTAGCCCGTATACTATTTTAGTCCGTATACTATATAATTCTACCCCTTATGAATATTATCATCAACGCTGACGATTTTGGCATCAGCGCAACAATTTGGTAATAAATCATATTCATGTAAGAAAATATTTGACCTACATATCCTGTTTGTCTGTATGGCGCTGGGGCCGGATATACCGATTTTCTGACAATTACATTATAATCTCGGACTGATGAATATTATTATCAACGCTGACGATTTTGGCATCAGCGCGGAGGCCAATCAAGCCATTGCCGCCCTGCATAAAAAAGGAGCGCTTTCCTCGGCCACGCTGCTGGTCGATCTGCTTTACGCCAAAGACGCCGCGGAGATCGCCAAAAAACAAAATCTGCCGGTCGGGCTGCATTTCAATCTGACGCTGGGGCCGCTGGCCAAATACAAAGGCCGCGCGGACTTTGAGCGGCAGCTGCTGCTCGGGCGGGTAAGCCTGAAATTTATCAAAGCCGAATTAGACCGCCAGTATCAAAAAATGCGGGGATTTGGTCTGACGCCGACGCACCTTGACAGCCACCAGCATGTGCACAATTGGCCGCAAATTTTTCCGGTCTTTGCCCGTTTTGCGCGGGATAAAAAAATCCCGCTGCGCCTGACTCTGGAAAAGCCCGTTTTTAATAAATATGACAAAATTCAAATCGGCGATTTTCAGCATCTCTGGCGCAAAATAATCGCCCTGTTTTTCGGCGGCTTAAATTTTTTGACCGCCAAATTGCTGCGCGCGCAGACCAGCCGCGCGCTGGTCTCGATTTTCGCACTCTGGCCGCGCGCCGCCCAGCCGGAACTAAAACATTTGCGCCTGCTGCTGAATAAACTAAAAGACGGCGCCGAGTACATGTGCCACCCTCTCGTCAAGGCGGAAAACACGCCGACCGCCATCACGGAAATTTCCGTACGCGAATACGCGTTAATGACAAACCCGGAATTTTTCGCTATGCTTTTCAATAAGTTTCATTTGATTAATTTCGGAGAATTGTAATGGCAAAATTTTTGGTTACTGGCGGCGCCGGATTCATCGGTTCCAATCTGGTCAAAGCTCTGCTGGCCAGCGGTGACAGAGTGCGTGTTATGGACAATCTTTCCACCGGCCGCTTGAGCAATATCGAGCCGCTGCTAGGGCAAATAGATTTTCAGCAAACTGATCTGGCCGATCTGGACGCCTGCCGGCAGGCGGTCGACGGCGTGGATTATATCCTGCATCACGGCGCGATACCGTCCGTGCCGCGTTCGGTCGATGATCCGCTCAAAACGAACAACGCCAACATTAACGGCACGCTCAATCTGCTTTTGGCCGCGCGTGACGCTAAAGTCAAACGGCTGATCTACGCCGCGTCGTCCTCAGCCTATGGAGATTCGCCGGTCATGCCCAAAGTCGAAACTATGGAAAACCGCCCCAAATCACCTTACGCTATTCAGAAACTGGTCGGCGAGATGTACTGTCAAAATTTCAGCGCGCTGTACGGTCTGGAAACGATCTGTCTGCGTTATTTCAATGTTTTCGGGCCGCAGCAAGACCCCGGTTCCGTTTATTCTGCCGTGATACCGCTTTTCATCAAAGCTATACTGCGTGACGAGAGTCCGACAATTTTCGGCGACGGCCTGACTTCGCGGGATTTTACCTATGTGGATAACAATGTGCAGTCCAATCTGCTAGCCTGCGCCGCGCCTAAGTCTGCGGCTGGCGAGATCATCAACATCGCTTGCGGCTACGAGATTTCCCTCAAGCAATTGGCGGAAAAGATCAATCAGCAGCTCGGGAAAAATATCAAACCGCTGTACGCGGCGGAGCGCGCCGGCGACGTCAAACATTCGCTGGCCGACATCCGCAAAGCGGAAAAACTGCTCGGCTACAAACCACTGGTGTCTTTTGACACTGGTCTGGCTAAAACCATCGAGTTTTACAGGAATGACTAAAATTCTGCGCATTATAGCCAGGCTAAACATCGGCGGGCCGGCTATTCATGTGACCAATCTCAATTATTATCTCGATCGGGATTACGATTATAAATCACTGCTCGTCTACGGCTCGCTGGCCGCGGGCGAAGGCTCCATGGAATATCTGGCCAAAGCCAAAAAACTAAAAACTATCCTGCTGCCGGAACTGGGACGAGAAATAAGCTGGCGAAAAGACTTAAAAACTCTCTGGCAATTGTATAAAATTATCCGCCGTGAAAAACCGGACATTGTGCACACGCATACCGCCAAGGCTGGCGCGGTCGGCCGTCTCGCCGCCAAATTGGCCGGCGTAAAAAAGATCTACCATACTTTTCACGGCCATGTTTTTCACAGTTATTTTGGCGGATTGAAAACCCGGCTTTTTATGCTCCT
Proteins encoded:
- the rsmA gene encoding 16S rRNA (adenine(1518)-N(6)/adenine(1519)-N(6))-dimethyltransferase RsmA, with amino-acid sequence MAAELPRAKKRFGQNFLTAENILGEIISAAEISREDTVLEIGMGTGVLTEELAAYAGQVISIEIDRDLYAAYAPRAAAYPNVRVICGDFLREAENIFNGARGRFKIIANIPYYITTPILEKLLEYRARLSAVILMVQKEVAERICAAPRSGAYGSLTVFLRYYADARLVRIVPPECFHPRPRVDSALIRLDVRPELKYRPLSEKRFFNIVRGAFWGRRKTLRNTLKQSPYTHYTAAMLAKLERETGLDLNRRGETLSIEEFVRLADVSPP
- the pdxA gene encoding 4-hydroxythreonine-4-phosphate dehydrogenase PdxA; translation: MRIGITMGDPNGIGAEIIVKLLKSGRYRDCVVYGNPAALRGLKNPITDPFGKLSEYGRGRVTAENGRAAYKYLAAAARDALAGRLDAIVTAPLNKEALHLAGYRYDGQTEILAKLAKTKKHGMFFYSPALCVMLTTIHKSIRQVPKLLTKQKLRDTIELGLEAMRNLGVPRSRVAVCGLNPHAGENGIFGREEQKIIAPVVREFQARQINIQGPLPADTLFVQRRAYDLIIAQYHDQGLIPLKMLALDRAVNVTIGLPIIRTSVAHGTAYDIAGRGAADTGSLAAAVRLARLLVKNRGR
- a CDS encoding M23 family metallopeptidase is translated as MQHQNYFTLVWLGENRRNFNLSYTLTVLSLGLLAVLFGLSLLIWRGLDISALDAYQKTHADNQLLQAKTYLLYQKNRALARHNAELTQEIKLLEALISAENENIFHLNSNYKNVALEETTFGWRVIQYKLKIGERTLCEYSADRLRPREHLALKEKLELVQKNIEKLVQSKQFTPSIKITELADKEYIGLAGDLVVLSVSKKEALNAQIDGREIAERYKKTLLQELKIAKENKLLQETPLLGSVKTVRTNSSLENIFQQLDFCQKFNQNILAQNNTLIAGIYSKAMDFKNNYARTPSIYPLRNIEISSPYGYRVHPVTNATSIHYGLDMVAVPGTKVLATADGRVTYTGWIGGYGIAVQIHHGLGISTLYGHCDSVLVQKGQYVRKGQPVALSGNSGLSNGPHLHYEIRRWNVAIDPTPYLKRDIFTASKEW
- the tpiA gene encoding triose-phosphate isomerase; this translates as MRKPIMAGNWKLNKNHLETLTFIDEITPLLSGVAGVDIVICPPFTSLNVATARTKGTNIKVGAQDLFWAGSGAFTGEISGEMLKVLGCDYVIIGHSERRQYFGETDQTINKKILAAFAAGLIPIVCVGETLQEREAGQVEQVLSTQIRGGLQGLNAENHSKIVIAYEPVWAIGTGQTATPAQANAAHVLLRKYLSEIFGGSAQDIRIQYGGSVKPENVKELMAQPDIDGALIGGAALKADSFEKLVKFDK
- a CDS encoding nitroreductase family protein is translated as MRRFCWLFLLVFLAAAGAETQLPKPPASGGAGIFTLLEKRASGLRNSFPAGAVPDGELATILWAATGRNRNGSGWTVPVGMGRPPHVKVYAVKNDGAFLYDWQKHALVELTEKNVKAGITPDDFVRKSDVILVFVADTAANKRPEMDNILVGAMSQNVYLAADALGVKTRYLMTLNADGIRKELKLNKTDVPLGIMPLAK
- a CDS encoding ChbG/HpnK family deacetylase, producing MNIIINADDFGISAEANQAIAALHKKGALSSATLLVDLLYAKDAAEIAKKQNLPVGLHFNLTLGPLAKYKGRADFERQLLLGRVSLKFIKAELDRQYQKMRGFGLTPTHLDSHQHVHNWPQIFPVFARFARDKKIPLRLTLEKPVFNKYDKIQIGDFQHLWRKIIALFFGGLNFLTAKLLRAQTSRALVSIFALWPRAAQPELKHLRLLLNKLKDGAEYMCHPLVKAENTPTAITEISVREYALMTNPEFFAMLFNKFHLINFGEL
- a CDS encoding SDR family oxidoreductase, whose translation is MAKFLVTGGAGFIGSNLVKALLASGDRVRVMDNLSTGRLSNIEPLLGQIDFQQTDLADLDACRQAVDGVDYILHHGAIPSVPRSVDDPLKTNNANINGTLNLLLAARDAKVKRLIYAASSSAYGDSPVMPKVETMENRPKSPYAIQKLVGEMYCQNFSALYGLETICLRYFNVFGPQQDPGSVYSAVIPLFIKAILRDESPTIFGDGLTSRDFTYVDNNVQSNLLACAAPKSAAGEIINIACGYEISLKQLAEKINQQLGKNIKPLYAAERAGDVKHSLADIRKAEKLLGYKPLVSFDTGLAKTIEFYRND